In the Ctenopharyngodon idella isolate HZGC_01 chromosome 21, HZGC01, whole genome shotgun sequence genome, GCAgaacccaaggtttcccagcagaacattgcccaaagcatcacactgcctccgccggcttgccttcttcccatagtgcatcctggtgccatgtgttccccaggaaAGCGACTTacatccacatgatgtaaaagaaaatgtgattcatcagaccagtccaccttcttccattgctccgtggtccagttctgatgcacgtgcccactgttggccctttcggcggtggacaggggtcagcatgagcaccctgactggtctgcggctatgcagcccctgacccctttctatcagaaccagcattaacttcttgagcaattcaagctacagtagctcgtctgttggatctgACCACATGGGTCAGCctttgctccccacgtgcatcattGAGCTTTGGCCGCCCATGGTCCTATTGCCAGTTCACCACTGtcccttccttggaccacttttgatagatactgaccactgcagaccgggaacaccccacaagagctgcagttttggagatgctctgtcccagtcgtctagccatcacaatttgacccttgtcaaactcgctcaaatccttacgcttgcccatttttcctacttctaacacatcaactttgaggacaaaatgttcacttgctgcctaacactgtgtctacaccagacgtgaCCGTTGTCGCTTACGTCACAACAGCTAGCCTAAAAGgtgtctacactggacacgACAAAGCGCCCGTCACAAAGCATTTGTCCTTCATGTCAGAACGTCATAAATAGAACGAGGCAACAATTTACTGTGGGAGATTTGTCGCTTGCGTcgtgccgcatccagtgtagacaacgtcattgattataatggattctattgtcttttgtcaCGTCGCATCGCGCCTCTCGCATCTGATGTAGACACTGtgtaatatatcccacccactaacaggtgccgtgatgaagagataatcagtgttattcccttcacctgtcagtggtcataatgttatgcctgatcggtgtgtgtgtgtgtgtgtatatatatataatgtatatatatatattacaaaagtTCTACAAAATTCTGCAGTACTAGGACGCTTATCAAATACTacaatttttcctttttttaattcaacttttcagtaaaaattgtaatgcttccaatttaatttataatgaaaatgattttaaaaaaaaattaaaaatgcaaatgcattttcactagtggtttcagacttttgaactaCACTATAATTACCAGATTTCAAATGGAGGACAGAGAGGGAAGAATACagtagaaattacattaaaataacagtagcctaaataaaattacatttattaaaattacatacattcaCTCATCCTAGTTGTTAAattctaaaacacacacacacacacacacacacacacacacacaaaaacacaaaatctacAAATATATGACTGTACATGTTTAGATAAATGTTGAGACTGAGATGTTCTTAAGTGCTCATGTTCTGGCTCTTTCATTGAACAATAGTTCCTTCATTAGAAATAGAACACTGATCGCAACAACATGTATATTATTGATAACAAGTTTATTAAAAAACTAAGGTTCTGGGCTGGTCTGTACATGCACAGTATCAACAGTATTGCAATTGTAACACATTAGCGATTAGCATAACAGCTTCTCCTGTAAAGTCCAGAGGACACATGCTGGGACATGGACAATAGAAGACAATGTGGAGGCGTGGAGCAATGAATGTATAGACGTCCTTCAGAACAGGTCAGCAGAAGAGATCTTATGTCAGCTTCTGCTGGACACTCACTGGGGTCAAAGGTCAGAAAGACAGGAGACAGAAAAGCTGACTTTACTCCTGTAACCCTCTGTTCTCTTCCCACACTGCTATAACTTGTGTTAAAGGAATGTTAAACAAGTTCAAAACAAGTTGCTTTATCAAcagaaaattatgttttaatcaTTCCTtagtttgaaagaaaaaaaattgtatttacagtaacccagctaacaaaaattttcttagaatgttttgctaacattcccattaagttatgaaaacgttatttctgaatgtttttctgaatgtttttctgTAAACGTTGAAAACGTcctgtttttttaatgtatcaagaacagttttttttttaacatttacataactTTTACATAACGTTAGTGAAAGTTATaggaatgttccctgttagctgggaacgCATTTACATGTGGCAAGTCATTCTGGATGGTTTAAAGGCATATATCTACTTTGTGTTTTTGATGACAAACTTGTGGTTTCTGcagtttaaaaatgtgttttatttgagCTGCAAGGTTTCAGTGGTGTTTTATATGGTAGATTTCTGGTAATGCATAACCAGCATAACTCTTGTGAGAGTATTTTTCTCTCAACAGACAATTTCTTGTATTTTTGCACGCATCATGCAAAAGTTATAGACTTTACCTGCTTTCCATGGACATCACAGAGGGTCCTATATGATGTTGGCTTGATGAAATTAGAGAAAGGGCCATTATCCCTTGACCACTTCCACCCCCGTGTCCAGCTAACGGGGTCCAGTGTGTGGGCCAAACATCAGCCCACAGTGACCCCATACTGAGATCTTCTTGACTTGttgactttgttttaaaaatgctgaCTAAGGATATTGCTCAGTCATCAAATGTTTTAAGATAAGGTCTATATTattgtattcatttaaaatacaaaaaatatgcaaattatatatatactctgttcaaaagttggttttttttttttaaaggaaattcttttattcagtaaggataaattaaatgaatcaaaagtgacagtaaagctTTTGcattattacaaaagatttatatgtAAGACAAATGCTATTCtcttgaactttatattcatcaaagaattctgaaaaaaatctaattttccacaaaaatattaagcagcacaactgttttcaacattgataataataagaaatgtttcttgagcaccaaatcagtgtattagaatgatttctaaatgatcacgtgacactgaagactggagctgattcagctttgccatcacaggaataaattacattttaaaatatttttacatagaaaacagttattttattaacaatattactgtttctacagtatttgtgatcaaataaatgtagccttggtgagcataagggtcttcaaaaaaagaaacaattagCACCTATCTTTTGAACAGTTGCAGGCACTGATCATGTGCAATGCTCATTTCACCAAGCAAATAGTGCTgaatattgtgaataaaatagtGTTGTAGGCAAGACCACCTAATTCGAGACCAAGTCCAGACCAAGACCAATgtgtgttgagaccaagacaagaccaaaaCTTTGAGGGGGCAAGACTgagtcaagaccaagaccagaccAGCACTCCTTAAATTCacaaagagaaaagagaaaagagacCTGAGAAATgacttatttttaatcaataaatataattagaataagacactatagaactgttaaaaatcaaatgaaatcatttacaacaaaattcatctttgcactGAAAAGGTGGCACAGAAGATGCATCTGAATTGGtaaattacaaatgcataaataacgttaagaataatgtttaaaaaaaaaaaaaattattgaatgtttgtataaaagcaTAATTGCAATCATGCTCAAATTTGTAAAAACAGCTCTCTTGctcttgtgatattgcttaattatatcaCGTTATAATACAAAAATCCAGATCtcataaaagtacatttttgcaACAATATCTTTTGTGagcatttgtattaattttggtgacatttttgacacaatccCTCATTAATTTCTAAATCAAATTATGaataagttattgattgcatcTGAAGCAGCAAGTTTTACATCCAATCAcatcaattattttaataaataaatcagacaaTGCACTGGCAGTTtaataatatccaagcagttgTGGTCCTGACCGGTCTTGAAACAAGTCCTCTTagtctgagaccaagacaagaccaagaccttcaaaaaaatggtcttaagactggtcttaaagggttagttcacccaaaaatgaaaattatgtcatttattactcaccctcatgtcgttctacacccataaggccttcgttcgtcttcagaacacaagttaagatatttttgataaaatctgatggctcagtgaggcctgcatttcTAGCAAGATTGCCAgcattaacactttcagatgcccagaaaggtactaaaaacatattcaaaacagttcatgtgactacagtggttcaaccttaatattataaagcgatgagaatactttttgtgtgccaaaaaaccaaaataacgacttttcaacaatatctagtgatgagtgatttcaaaacacttcaaagctttacgaatcttttgctttgaatcagtggttcggatcgcgtatcaaaaaGCCAAAGTCActtgaactattgaaattttgaaacacttataacataacgaagcctcgtttactgaaatcatgtgactttggtgctgattcgaaacaaaagcagagaaattggccatcactagatattgttcaaaagtcatcattttgttttttttggcacagaaaacatattctcgtcgctttaaaatattaaggttgaaccaatatagtcacatggactgttttaaatatgtttttagtacctttctgggcatctgaaagtgttaattatcttactAGCAATAgcggcctcactgagccatcggatttcatcaaaaatatcttaatttgtgttccgaagatgaatgaaggtcttacgggtgtagaacgacatgagggtgagtaattaatgacataattttcatttttgggtgaactaaccctttaagaccaagACCGGTCTTGAGTACTACAACagaataaaatgcataataatCTACTAGAAGTCTACTTTACATATAATGGATGCATTTGCACTTAAAGGAATtacaacaaaatttaaatatgacCCCCCATAGTTTTCTCAAAGGTGATAGTGTACAATATTGTTAAAATACCCTCACAGAATTGCACTCTCTGGGTTATGACCCTCTTTGGTCTCTAAAGCCATTTTTAGCTTTTGCCAGAAGATCTTAGTATCTTCTCCAGGTTTGGGCCAGCGGAGGTAAGTTCGTTTCTTCACCAGCTTCCGCATCCTGTGATGCGGAGAGAGCTGATGTGCAGGAATATCCTCCAGGAACACCAGGATCAGCACATCCTTCTGCTCATCAAAGAGCCTATAGCTCGCTACCTGAACCTCACTTGAACACCAGTTGCTCTTCAGGTAGTTCCTAGTGATCAGGCAGATGGTTTTGCGGCTGCTGTATATGCCATCAATAATGTTATCTATTATTGGCCTTCCTGGTACAAAGTCTCTATGGTGCAGGCACAATTTCCAGCCCTGTTCTCCTTCTAATTTGGGAACGAGTTCCTCCATTACCCAAGGCTCGTCTTCGGTGTTGTAGGAAATGAAGGTGTCGTACCGGATCGTTGAAACGGTCTGCTTCTTCTTGTTGTCGTAAAGGAAGGCTAAGAAGAGGTAGTATGCATAAATCACCTGATAGCGCAGAAAATGCCAGACAAACGACAAGAGGAGGGTGAGAGTGACCACAATACTGCTGCAAAGAAAGCAGATGAAGTCAATGTTCAAGGTGCAGGATTCGATGTTGAAAGCTGTCAAGCTCATGCCTCGTAAGGAACGAGGATAGCTACACGTGTACctgttaaaataaaacacctgAGTAGAATTAGTTTTCATGGCCCATTCAATGAAGAACTCGTTGTGACAGTCGCAAGTGAAGGTGTTTCTCTGCAAGTCGAGGACTTCTAGTCGAGGCAGTGACTGAATCAGAGTTTTGTTGATCGTGTCAATCTCATTGCCCGGGGCTCTTAAGGTCGAGAGTCTGGAGAGATTTGCATTCAACAGGAAATTCAGCGAGCGAAGCTGCGTTCTTGAAAGGATCAGTTTGGTTAGCCTCGAAATGGGGTGGAAGAGCTCAGCCGGAATCGAGTTGTCTTCAGACAGTGCGTTCTTGGAGAGATCCAAGAACCAGAGCTGGGGGCTGAACTTGAATGTATCAGGATTTAGATGACCAAGATTTGTGTTTCCAACATAAAACATTTCCATGGAGGataaaccttgaagcagattTGAGGGTATTTTGTTGATTCCACGGCGTTGACTGTGAAGGGTCAATACCCTGAGTTGCTTCAGATCCTTAAAAGGAGGGTGTTTCAATTTATTATCTGCAAATGAAATGCTGTTGGCGTACAAATCCAGATTTTGGAGGTTGGGCATGCCTGAGAACACATTCGGGTGTCTGGTTAATGTTTTAgctgttattttgtttgatgACAGAAACAGAGAAGTCAGATTCTTCAGTCCTTCGAAAGCTTGGGCTTCGATCTCTGAAATCTGATTGTCATTTAAGGTCAAACTGTTTAACTGTGACAAATTTctaaaagtgtatttttctattttgcttagcttattaaaattaatttgcagATCCTTCAGAGAATGTGGCCCATTGCTGAAAGCATCGTCGATCCTTAACAGATCATTAGTTCCAAGCTTTAGGACTTCAAGACTCTTGAGGTCCTTAAACAAACAGGATCTAATGAGAGAGATTTTATTACCATACAAGTACAGAGTTTTCACCTGTGTTAAATTGGCAAAGTCATTACAGGTGAGCTTGTTGATGCTGTTTCTACTGAGATCTATGAACTCAAGCGTGGTAAGAATTTGAAAGGAGTTTGTTATTTGAGTCAGTTTATTGATTTGCAGAAGCAGTTTTTTTAGTTGAGTGAAACCTCTGAACATACTCGGTGATAACTTGGATATTTCATTATCTCCTAAATCTAATTCCGTCAGGTCAGAACAGGGATCAAACATGTTGTCGGTgaggtgttttattttgttagcATTTAGCCGTACAACTCGTAGCATTGGAGAACATGCGCTCAGCAGAAGGTTGGTCTTATTAAGCTCAACGTTTCCATTAAACCTGATTTTATTCAGTGAATTCTTGAAGCTCAGAAGCACATTAGCAACATTCTGGGGTGACATATTAACATCCATGAAGTATAATGTTTGCACTGAGGAGAAGTATGTCTTTTCTGTAACATTCCACGTCATGCTTCCATTTTGACCACAATAAGATAAATCAAGGTGATTGAGGGATGGAAATATGTTGTCAGTGAGCTGAAATGTTGCCAAAGGGTTGTTGGAAAAATCAAGCTTTTTTAATGACAAGGGCTTTGTTGACATCTCATATGAGTTGAAAACATCAAAATTGTTGCTTCCGATGTAGAGTTCCTCCAAAAGTGGTGATGCAAGAACCGGCTTCACTTTGTCTATGTAATGGAGGTGATTTTTTGTTAGGTTTAACACCTTTAAATTCTGAAGCGTGCTGAAAGCTGACTCTTCAATGTctttgatattattttcatcCAGACGTAGCACCAGCAGGTTGCTTAGGCCGTGTAGCATCCCGCTTGAGACCGCTTTCAGTCTGTTGCTGGCCAGATTGAGATAGGTCAAGTTGGAAAGATCGTCAAGTGCACCCTCTTGAATTTGTGAGATCCTGTTGTTGGATATGTTCAAGTCCTGTAAGTTTGACAAATGCCTAAAGTCTCCAATCTGGATCTGTGCAAAATCATTGAAGGAAATATCTAAAATCCGTGTATTTCTGGGTATCCACCACGGAATCCTAAAAAAGCCCATGTTGTAGCAAAGCACTTTCAGTTGGATATCTCTAAGGGGAGTACTGATTGTGCAGTTCTTTAAGGAAAATGCACTACATGCGGAAATGAAACCACAGA is a window encoding:
- the tlr22 gene encoding toll-like receptor 22, encoding MKKESRKSMGKLQQITLYIVLCGFISACSAFSLKNCTISTPLRDIQLKVLCYNMGFFRIPWWIPRNTRILDISFNDFAQIQIGDFRHLSNLQDLNISNNRISQIQEGALDDLSNLTYLNLASNRLKAVSSGMLHGLSNLLVLRLDENNIKDIEESAFSTLQNLKVLNLTKNHLHYIDKVKPVLASPLLEELYIGSNNFDVFNSYEMSTKPLSLKKLDFSNNPLATFQLTDNIFPSLNHLDLSYCGQNGSMTWNVTEKTYFSSVQTLYFMDVNMSPQNVANVLLSFKNSLNKIRFNGNVELNKTNLLLSACSPMLRVVRLNANKIKHLTDNMFDPCSDLTELDLGDNEISKLSPSMFRGFTQLKKLLLQINKLTQITNSFQILTTLEFIDLSRNSINKLTCNDFANLTQVKTLYLYGNKISLIRSCLFKDLKSLEVLKLGTNDLLRIDDAFSNGPHSLKDLQINFNKLSKIEKYTFRNLSQLNSLTLNDNQISEIEAQAFEGLKNLTSLFLSSNKITAKTLTRHPNVFSGMPNLQNLDLYANSISFADNKLKHPPFKDLKQLRVLTLHSQRRGINKIPSNLLQGLSSMEMFYVGNTNLGHLNPDTFKFSPQLWFLDLSKNALSEDNSIPAELFHPISRLTKLILSRTQLRSLNFLLNANLSRLSTLRAPGNEIDTINKTLIQSLPRLEVLDLQRNTFTCDCHNEFFIEWAMKTNSTQVFYFNRYTCSYPRSLRGMSLTAFNIESCTLNIDFICFLCSSIVVTLTLLLSFVWHFLRYQVIYAYYLFLAFLYDNKKKQTVSTIRYDTFISYNTEDEPWVMEELVPKLEGEQGWKLCLHHRDFVPGRPIIDNIIDGIYSSRKTICLITRNYLKSNWCSSEVQVASYRLFDEQKDVLILVFLEDIPAHQLSPHHRMRKLVKKRTYLRWPKPGEDTKIFWQKLKMALETKEGHNPESAIL